The following are encoded together in the Deinococcus multiflagellatus genome:
- a CDS encoding G8 domain-containing protein: MPSLRPGLRPWWGPALLCALAAVLAAGLASARPPAPLRWSDPRTWGGRLPQPGQAVTIPRGQRVLLDVSPPLLGALTIQGELLVQDQAGTAPLTLQAGRIDVAGRWQAGQRTQPLRRPLRVVLGLPGRPASGAAGLLTVLPGGTLELWGAQPSRWTQLSRTAPAGSRTLHLLAGVNWGPGTVLALAPSGFDPGEAEQVTVAARSRDGRTLTLRAPLRYRHYGEVTRGVDERAEVGALSRAITVTSPAAARRARQGGSLMVLRGGTLRASGVAFTGLGRAGHKGMYPVHFHRAGLQAHSFVADSSFSEPFNRCLTLHGTQGARVEGNVTFGASGHCFFLEDGTETGNQLLGNLAVQTRATPPGEAILDTDVLAAAFWITNPDNVLRGNVAAGAEHSGFWYSLPPQPQGDGVTPEEARTIRPRRTALGEFRDNVAHSTGHTGLFVDNLKNPPGVLEAPNYSPPRPADFQGLTAYKNRRRGAWLRGTGLRLSRVRLADNAIGVTFAAADAELRGGVVVGESDNRTGPPKPQEPHFPLRGFEFYDGPVAVQDVLFTGFVSTPQRPAGALGALQFSPFFFHPASRAARLRFVNAQPVYLAPRPLPAPEDAGADGYRSAAFLDVDGSVTGHPGSSVLLDTPFLRRPACVGQPAWGAVTCPGSPVSLFAVDLDPQPRAMGPLTVRREDGAGILLRGNPREGPNRSFQTNLWPGPTYALRPAHWPRHLRLAAHHFTGPHPLTLTLAAAPRPARMTLSPGSAAQWRGDHLQLQLRPAQGATSATVDLWF; encoded by the coding sequence ATGCCCAGCCTGCGCCCCGGGTTACGCCCCTGGTGGGGCCCCGCACTGCTGTGTGCCCTAGCGGCCGTGCTGGCAGCGGGCCTCGCCAGCGCCCGGCCCCCGGCTCCACTGCGCTGGTCTGATCCGCGCACCTGGGGCGGCCGCCTGCCCCAGCCCGGTCAGGCGGTCACCATCCCCCGGGGCCAGCGGGTGCTGCTGGATGTCAGTCCGCCGCTGCTGGGCGCCCTCACCATTCAGGGCGAGTTGCTGGTGCAGGACCAGGCGGGGACCGCGCCCCTGACCCTGCAGGCCGGGCGCATTGACGTTGCGGGCCGCTGGCAGGCCGGCCAGCGCACTCAGCCCCTTCGCCGCCCCTTGCGGGTGGTGCTGGGCCTGCCGGGGCGCCCGGCCAGCGGCGCCGCTGGCCTGCTCACCGTGCTGCCGGGCGGCACCCTGGAGCTGTGGGGGGCGCAGCCCAGCCGCTGGACCCAGCTGAGCCGCACGGCGCCTGCCGGGAGCCGCACGCTGCACCTCCTGGCCGGGGTGAACTGGGGCCCAGGCACCGTGCTGGCCCTGGCCCCCAGCGGCTTCGACCCGGGCGAGGCCGAACAGGTCACGGTGGCGGCACGTTCCAGGGACGGCCGGACGCTGACGCTGCGCGCGCCGCTGCGTTACCGTCACTACGGCGAGGTCACGCGCGGCGTGGACGAACGCGCCGAAGTGGGGGCCCTGAGCCGCGCCATTACCGTCACCAGCCCGGCCGCCGCCCGGCGCGCCCGGCAGGGCGGCAGCCTCATGGTGCTGCGCGGCGGCACCCTGCGCGCCAGCGGCGTGGCCTTTACCGGACTGGGGCGCGCCGGGCACAAGGGGATGTATCCCGTGCATTTTCACCGCGCGGGCCTGCAAGCCCACTCCTTCGTGGCCGATTCCAGCTTCTCTGAGCCCTTCAACCGCTGCCTGACCCTGCACGGCACCCAGGGCGCGCGGGTGGAAGGCAACGTGACGTTTGGCGCCAGCGGCCACTGCTTCTTTCTGGAAGACGGCACCGAAACCGGCAACCAGCTGCTGGGCAACCTCGCGGTGCAGACCCGGGCCACGCCCCCTGGCGAGGCGATTCTGGACACCGACGTGCTGGCGGCCGCCTTCTGGATCACCAACCCCGACAACGTGCTGCGCGGCAACGTGGCGGCCGGGGCCGAGCATTCAGGCTTCTGGTACTCGCTGCCCCCGCAGCCGCAGGGCGACGGGGTGACGCCAGAAGAAGCGCGCACCATCCGGCCCCGGCGCACGGCCCTGGGAGAATTCCGGGACAACGTGGCGCACTCCACCGGGCACACCGGGCTGTTCGTGGACAACCTGAAAAACCCGCCCGGCGTGCTGGAGGCCCCCAACTACAGCCCACCCCGCCCCGCCGACTTTCAGGGCCTGACCGCCTACAAAAACCGCCGCCGTGGCGCGTGGCTGCGCGGGACCGGGCTGCGCCTCAGCAGGGTGAGGCTGGCCGACAACGCCATTGGGGTCACGTTCGCCGCCGCCGACGCTGAACTGCGCGGCGGGGTGGTGGTGGGAGAAAGTGACAACCGCACCGGGCCCCCCAAGCCGCAGGAGCCGCACTTTCCCCTGCGCGGTTTCGAGTTCTACGACGGTCCGGTGGCGGTGCAGGACGTGCTGTTTACCGGCTTTGTCTCCACGCCGCAGCGCCCGGCCGGGGCGCTGGGGGCGCTGCAGTTCAGTCCGTTTTTCTTTCATCCGGCCAGCCGCGCCGCGCGCCTGCGCTTTGTGAACGCCCAGCCGGTGTACTTGGCCCCCAGGCCCCTGCCGGCCCCCGAGGACGCGGGCGCCGACGGCTACCGCAGCGCCGCCTTTCTGGATGTGGACGGCTCGGTGACGGGCCACCCCGGCAGCTCGGTGCTGCTGGACACGCCCTTCCTGCGCCGCCCGGCCTGCGTGGGGCAACCGGCGTGGGGCGCCGTGACCTGCCCTGGCTCGCCGGTGAGCCTGTTTGCGGTGGACCTGGACCCCCAGCCCCGCGCTATGGGGCCGCTGACCGTGCGCCGCGAGGACGGCGCGGGCATCCTCCTGCGCGGCAACCCGCGCGAGGGCCCCAACCGCTCGTTTCAGACCAACCTGTGGCCGGGGCCCACCTACGCACTGCGCCCAGCGCACTGGCCGCGCCACCTGCGGCTGGCCGCCCACCACTTCACGGGGCCGCACCCTCTGACGCTGACCCTGGCCGCTGCCCCCCGGCCCGCCCGCATGACCCTGAGCCCAGGCAGCGCCGCCCAGTGGCGTGGGGACCACCTGCAGCTGCAGTTGCGCCCCGCGCAGGGGGCCACGTCTGCCACGGTGGACCTGTGGTTCTGA
- a CDS encoding DUF1501 domain-containing protein, with protein MTNRRDFLKLSALAVAATSGMPGFLARAAAQAGGKKTLVVIQLTGGNDGLNTLIPHTNGAYYAARPNIAIPKKDVLTVTGDLGMHPSLRPLMGLWDSGKLAWMENVGYPNPNRSHFASMAIWHTADPTQAQAEGWIGRLAEQIGDPFCASNVGGSTPQALRASDFSLPSIESIDNFQLKLPDGMQTPFQSMLNSPRTGEAAYLTRATRQMLKNTARVQENAKKYKAGATYPQTKFAGQLREAARLIAAGVGQRVLYVSLGGFDTHAGQRAEQDDLLATLAGGLAAFQTDLERQGVAGDVIVMGFSEFGRRVAENGSAGTDHGKGSVMFALGQGVKGGIHGSSPDLEKLSDGDIIYKQDFRGVYAEALTKWLGLNAREILGGSFTGPSWIAS; from the coding sequence ATGACCAACCGACGCGACTTTCTGAAACTTTCGGCGCTGGCGGTGGCGGCCACCAGCGGCATGCCGGGCTTTCTGGCGCGGGCCGCTGCGCAGGCCGGCGGCAAAAAGACCCTGGTGGTCATTCAGCTGACCGGCGGCAACGACGGCCTGAACACCCTGATTCCCCACACCAACGGCGCCTACTACGCCGCGCGCCCCAACATCGCCATTCCCAAAAAGGACGTGCTGACGGTCACCGGAGACCTGGGGATGCACCCCAGCCTGCGCCCGCTCATGGGCCTCTGGGACAGCGGCAAGCTGGCCTGGATGGAAAACGTGGGGTACCCCAACCCCAACCGCAGCCACTTTGCCTCCATGGCGATCTGGCACACCGCCGACCCCACCCAGGCCCAGGCCGAGGGCTGGATTGGCCGCCTCGCCGAGCAGATTGGCGATCCCTTCTGCGCCAGCAACGTGGGCGGCTCCACGCCCCAGGCCCTGCGCGCCAGCGACTTCAGCCTGCCCAGCATCGAGTCCATTGACAACTTTCAGCTGAAACTGCCCGACGGCATGCAGACGCCCTTTCAGTCCATGCTGAATTCCCCCCGCACGGGCGAGGCCGCGTACCTCACGCGTGCCACCCGCCAAATGCTGAAAAACACCGCCCGGGTGCAGGAAAACGCCAAGAAGTACAAGGCGGGCGCCACCTACCCCCAGACCAAGTTTGCCGGTCAACTGCGCGAGGCCGCGCGCCTGATCGCCGCCGGGGTGGGCCAGCGGGTGCTGTACGTGTCGCTGGGGGGTTTTGACACCCACGCCGGGCAGCGCGCCGAGCAGGACGACCTGCTGGCGACCCTGGCGGGGGGGCTGGCCGCCTTCCAGACCGACCTGGAGCGGCAGGGCGTGGCCGGCGACGTGATCGTGATGGGCTTTTCAGAGTTCGGCCGCCGCGTGGCCGAAAACGGCAGCGCGGGCACCGACCACGGCAAGGGCAGCGTGATGTTTGCGCTGGGCCAGGGCGTCAAAGGTGGCATTCACGGCAGCAGCCCCGACCTGGAAAAGCTCTCGGACGGCGACATTATTTACAAGCAGGACTTCCGGGGCGTGTACGCCGAGGCCCTGACCAAGTGGCTGGGCCTGAACGCCCGCGAGATTCTGGGCGGCTCGTTTACCGGCCCCAGCTGGATCGCGTCATGA
- a CDS encoding transcriptional regulator, whose product MRLLALGLALLGAAQAAGPEAEMAEVLGALKQARTLAARGQAEVTVLFPPRPEPTRRAATLPTVPARPNLIAQNFTATRVGPDTVAGRAVIRYDLTPKVGQAARWSLWVDTAWNVPLAYEERSAGGALARRAAFVKVGAAPVRQNVAPPAVPAGLRAALAQALPGLRLPPGFVPSGVGRRAAGMDIVLTDGLNTLTLVLARRDVAAAPGVASRRVAGGFVWLVGNLPPGPLGAALSGITRTDQTPLNPFQVTSRRLSPTPAPPPGTFAARADSKL is encoded by the coding sequence GTGAGGCTGCTGGCCTTAGGGCTGGCCCTGCTGGGCGCGGCGCAGGCAGCGGGCCCAGAGGCCGAGATGGCCGAGGTGCTGGGCGCCCTGAAACAGGCCCGCACCCTGGCCGCGCGCGGGCAGGCCGAGGTCACGGTGCTGTTTCCGCCGCGCCCCGAACCCACCCGCCGCGCCGCCACGCTGCCCACGGTGCCCGCGCGCCCTAATCTCATCGCGCAGAACTTCACCGCCACCCGCGTGGGCCCCGACACGGTGGCAGGCCGGGCGGTCATCCGCTACGACCTTACCCCCAAGGTGGGGCAGGCGGCGCGCTGGTCGCTGTGGGTGGACACCGCCTGGAACGTGCCGCTGGCCTACGAGGAACGCTCGGCCGGGGGCGCGCTGGCCCGGCGCGCGGCCTTTGTGAAGGTGGGGGCCGCCCCGGTGCGCCAGAACGTGGCCCCGCCCGCCGTGCCGGCTGGCCTGCGCGCCGCGCTGGCCCAGGCCCTGCCGGGGCTGCGGCTGCCCCCAGGTTTCGTGCCCTCGGGCGTGGGCCGCCGGGCAGCGGGCATGGACATTGTCCTCACCGACGGCCTGAACACCCTGACGCTGGTGCTGGCGCGCCGGGACGTGGCGGCGGCGCCCGGGGTGGCCTCGCGCCGGGTGGCGGGGGGCTTTGTGTGGCTGGTGGGCAACCTGCCGCCTGGGCCCCTGGGCGCGGCGCTGTCGGGCATCACCCGCACCGACCAGACGCCGCTGAACCCCTTTCAGGTCACCTCCCGCCGCCTCTCCCCCACCCCAGCCCCGCCCCCCGGAACTTTTGCGGCCCGCGCCGACTCTAAGTTGTAG
- a CDS encoding polysaccharide deacetylase family protein, with product MVLKAARPLALVAAALLLVLLGLAARPGPRNGSSSPLDLRGAAAQARVPLPQVTALSVRGNGFIRVAALALAVPAGTAPGAQNALAARAVEAAYRAFPDLAEVDVTLWRAGQRAAPASAPLLTLSVPAAARAHVARALGQGTYTRVWRAGAAPVALAPTRPAAPTSVFWRGSGPMRTVALTFDDAPHPLYTPLLLDLLRRAGVRATFFVIGRGAEHYPYFVQDLVRAGHLVGNHSYAHRPLRALPPAEVRRELARTSALLGALTSQPVTVFRPPGGGLSPAVRQAAAAQGLSTVMWSQNPGDYLGRTPGQLQRAFVQQLRPGQIVLLHDNVDATLQALPAMIRAAQAQGYAFETVDAMRPDAATLAGTARP from the coding sequence GTGGTTCTGAAGGCGGCGCGCCCCCTCGCCCTGGTGGCCGCCGCCCTGCTGCTGGTCCTTCTGGGTCTGGCCGCCCGGCCGGGCCCGCGGAATGGCTCCTCCTCGCCCCTGGACCTGCGGGGGGCGGCGGCCCAGGCGCGGGTCCCGCTGCCCCAGGTCACGGCCCTGAGCGTGCGCGGCAACGGCTTCATTCGGGTGGCCGCGCTGGCCCTTGCCGTGCCTGCGGGGACGGCCCCCGGGGCCCAGAACGCGCTGGCGGCGCGGGCCGTGGAAGCGGCCTACCGCGCCTTTCCTGACCTGGCTGAGGTGGACGTGACCCTGTGGCGCGCCGGTCAGCGCGCCGCGCCGGCTTCAGCGCCGCTGCTGACCCTCTCGGTGCCGGCCGCAGCGCGGGCGCACGTTGCCCGGGCGCTGGGGCAGGGCACCTATACCCGGGTCTGGCGCGCGGGCGCGGCGCCGGTGGCCCTGGCCCCCACGCGCCCGGCCGCCCCCACCTCCGTCTTCTGGCGGGGCAGTGGGCCGATGCGGACAGTGGCCCTCACCTTCGACGACGCCCCGCATCCGCTTTACACCCCGCTGCTGCTGGACCTGCTGCGGCGCGCTGGGGTGCGGGCCACCTTTTTTGTGATTGGCCGGGGCGCCGAGCACTATCCCTATTTCGTGCAGGATCTGGTCCGCGCCGGTCACCTTGTGGGCAACCACAGCTATGCCCACCGGCCGCTCCGGGCCCTGCCCCCGGCCGAGGTCCGCCGGGAACTGGCGCGCACGTCCGCACTGCTGGGGGCGCTGACCAGCCAGCCCGTCACGGTGTTCCGGCCGCCCGGGGGTGGGCTCAGCCCCGCCGTGCGGCAGGCCGCCGCCGCCCAGGGCCTAAGCACCGTGATGTGGAGCCAGAACCCGGGCGATTACCTGGGCCGCACGCCGGGACAGCTGCAGCGCGCCTTTGTGCAGCAGCTTCGCCCCGGGCAGATCGTGCTGCTGCACGACAACGTGGACGCCACCCTGCAGGCCCTGCCCGCCATGATCCGGGCCGCGCAGGCCCAGGGCTACGCCTTCGAGACGGTGGACGCGATGCGCCCCGACGCAGCCACATTGGCCGGCACTGCCCGGCCCTGA
- a CDS encoding metal-dependent transcriptional regulator, which yields MTGRSLSRSAEDYLKHLYVLGQAGKVNTQALATALEVAPASVTGMLRKLAEQGLVSHAPYQGARLTAEGERVALEVLRHHRLLELFLHRALGVPLDEVHEEAERLEHALSERLEARIAAWLGDPTHDPHGDPIPTLDGELPAQPQRRLSQLAPGDHAAVARIPDDDAAQLRALMAAGLTPGAPVQVQGVDTALGTLTVWAQDHTLTLALAVAAQIHVTWPGADG from the coding sequence ATGACCGGCCGTTCCCTCTCCCGCTCTGCGGAAGATTACCTGAAGCATCTGTACGTGCTGGGGCAGGCCGGCAAGGTGAACACCCAGGCCCTGGCCACCGCGCTGGAGGTGGCCCCCGCCAGCGTCACCGGCATGCTGCGCAAGCTGGCCGAACAGGGCCTGGTGTCGCACGCGCCGTACCAGGGCGCGCGCCTGACCGCCGAGGGCGAGCGGGTGGCGCTGGAGGTGCTGCGCCACCACCGCCTGCTGGAACTGTTCCTGCACCGCGCGCTGGGCGTGCCGCTGGACGAGGTGCACGAGGAAGCCGAGCGCCTGGAACACGCCCTGTCCGAGCGACTGGAAGCTCGCATTGCCGCGTGGCTGGGCGACCCCACCCACGACCCGCACGGCGACCCCATTCCCACGCTGGACGGCGAACTGCCCGCGCAGCCCCAGCGGCGGCTGTCGCAACTGGCCCCCGGCGACCACGCGGCGGTGGCCCGCATTCCCGACGACGACGCCGCGCAGCTGCGCGCCCTGATGGCCGCCGGCCTGACCCCGGGCGCCCCGGTGCAGGTGCAGGGCGTGGACACGGCGCTGGGCACCCTGACCGTCTGGGCCCAGGACCACACCCTGACCCTGGCCCTGGCGGTGGCCGCCCAGATTCATGTGACGTGGCCCGGAGCTGACGGGTGA
- a CDS encoding DUF1800 domain-containing protein: MSLTPLPRKLTAEDAAHFLRRTAFGATDAQIRALAGKDARSVAKAALAFDQTLAPNNPFDPMQGASPGAAIQLTRGAWLFELVYGPHPLREKLALTWSNHFVVGTDKVRNTPALLGYLALLRRHAATPSFERFTLDIAQSPAMLRYLDNDQNRKGKPNENFSRELLELFTTGIGAYTETDVREGARALTGWTFVGGRGNKQYLDEPKFVFQAGQFDSGRKTYLGQSGTLRGEDIIRLATAHPQTATFVARKLHRAFVADTPDEAAVAGSAETWRRTGGDVGAVLEELLSSEVFYASRARIIRSPVEFIVGALRTLGQPTFDAKTLLNLTGTAGRMGQLLLEPDTVKGWDGGREWINDSTLLLRLQVAAALTLTSKAPTTEPPSLLAMTGQERPAAAVLLSSLKGRQRTYMSMISPEFQLA, from the coding sequence ATGTCCCTGACCCCCCTGCCCCGCAAACTCACCGCCGAGGACGCCGCGCACTTTCTGCGCCGCACCGCCTTTGGCGCCACCGACGCCCAGATTCGCGCCCTGGCCGGCAAGGACGCCCGCAGCGTCGCCAAAGCCGCCCTGGCCTTTGACCAGACGCTGGCCCCGAACAACCCCTTTGACCCGATGCAGGGGGCCTCGCCGGGCGCGGCCATTCAGCTCACGCGCGGCGCGTGGCTGTTTGAACTGGTCTACGGCCCCCACCCGCTGCGCGAGAAACTGGCGCTGACCTGGAGTAACCACTTTGTGGTCGGCACCGACAAGGTGCGCAACACCCCGGCCCTGCTGGGGTATCTGGCGCTGCTGCGCCGCCACGCGGCCACCCCCAGTTTCGAGCGCTTCACGCTGGACATTGCCCAGAGCCCGGCCATGCTGCGCTACCTCGACAACGACCAGAACCGCAAGGGCAAGCCCAATGAGAACTTCAGCCGCGAACTGCTGGAACTGTTCACCACCGGCATCGGCGCGTACACGGAAACCGACGTGCGCGAGGGCGCCCGCGCCCTGACCGGCTGGACCTTCGTGGGTGGGCGCGGCAACAAGCAGTATCTCGACGAACCCAAATTCGTGTTTCAGGCCGGGCAGTTTGACAGCGGGCGCAAAACCTACCTGGGCCAGAGCGGCACCCTGCGGGGCGAGGACATCATCCGGCTGGCCACCGCCCACCCGCAGACCGCCACCTTCGTGGCCCGCAAGCTGCACCGCGCCTTTGTGGCCGACACCCCCGACGAAGCCGCCGTGGCCGGCAGCGCCGAAACGTGGCGCCGCACTGGGGGCGACGTGGGCGCCGTGCTGGAAGAACTGCTGAGCAGCGAGGTGTTTTACGCCAGCCGCGCGCGCATTATTCGCTCGCCCGTGGAGTTCATCGTGGGCGCGCTGCGCACCCTGGGCCAGCCAACCTTCGACGCCAAGACGCTGCTGAACCTCACCGGCACCGCCGGGCGCATGGGCCAGCTGCTGCTGGAACCCGACACCGTCAAGGGCTGGGACGGCGGACGCGAATGGATCAACGATTCCACCCTGCTGCTGCGCCTGCAGGTGGCGGCGGCCCTCACGCTGACCTCCAAGGCCCCGACCACCGAGCCCCCCAGCCTCCTCGCCATGACCGGTCAGGAGCGCCCGGCGGCGGCCGTGCTGCTGTCCAGCCTCAAGGGCCGCCAGCGCACCTACATGAGCATGATCAGCCCCGAGTTTCAGCTGGCGTAG
- a CDS encoding RNA polymerase sigma factor, with the protein MNDPYAPLPDAELARLALRDERAFEALVTRHAPGVHRLAAVTVGPGAADDVVQEVFIAVHRHLKSFRHDAAFSTWLHRVTLNACHKALAARQSLPLAEGPEPAAPHDPARAGEQAQVRERLSRALATLPREQREAIALRELSGLDYAEIAQITGAELGTVKSRIARARAALREWLLAAGVTP; encoded by the coding sequence TTGAATGACCCCTACGCCCCCCTTCCAGACGCCGAACTGGCGCGCCTGGCCCTGCGCGACGAGCGGGCCTTTGAGGCGCTGGTGACGCGCCACGCGCCCGGCGTGCACCGCCTGGCCGCCGTGACGGTGGGCCCCGGCGCCGCCGACGACGTGGTGCAGGAGGTCTTTATCGCCGTGCACCGCCACCTCAAGAGCTTTCGCCATGACGCCGCCTTCAGCACGTGGCTGCACCGCGTGACCCTGAACGCCTGCCACAAGGCGCTCGCGGCCCGCCAGAGCCTGCCGCTGGCCGAGGGCCCCGAACCCGCCGCCCCCCACGACCCGGCCCGCGCGGGCGAACAGGCGCAGGTGCGCGAGCGCCTTTCACGCGCCCTGGCGACGCTGCCGCGCGAGCAGCGCGAGGCCATTGCCCTGCGCGAGCTCTCGGGGCTGGATTACGCTGAGATTGCCCAGATCACGGGCGCCGAACTGGGCACGGTCAAAAGCCGCATTGCCCGCGCCCGCGCCGCCCTGCGCGAGTGGCTCCTGGCCGCTGGAGTGACCCCATGA
- a CDS encoding GNAT family N-acetyltransferase — MTHALHPTAHLPTLRPFRQSDAPAVARLVTESVRGHWTYTPEQFREVSPPTRLVAEQDGAVIGTARLAPFGPGVPDALRLDLAGEAATFTALTLALLAEAQGGFARVLGVTREDFGEQMTFFQAAGFRNAWQSWGAHLDLTAFDPAPFEPLQERLFLAGYEPERLSSTAPESDWAAVFALHELGLRDRPRNPTTTPDPLSPERLRETIVREEAAFVTRLGGEIVALTRLSLRGPEVDSEDTVTHPAHRGRGVATALKAHALGWAKAEGHTHAGTGGTVLNLPMLRVNTRMGYRVERMWITWEKALA; from the coding sequence ATGACCCACGCCCTGCACCCCACCGCACACCTGCCCACCCTGCGCCCCTTTCGCCAGAGCGACGCCCCGGCGGTGGCCCGCCTCGTGACCGAGAGCGTGCGCGGCCACTGGACCTACACGCCAGAGCAGTTCCGCGAAGTCTCGCCGCCCACCCGGCTGGTGGCCGAACAGGACGGCGCGGTGATCGGCACTGCCCGGCTTGCTCCCTTTGGCCCGGGGGTCCCTGACGCCCTGCGCCTGGATCTGGCCGGGGAGGCGGCCACCTTTACTGCGCTCACCCTGGCCCTGCTGGCCGAGGCACAGGGCGGCTTTGCGCGCGTGCTGGGCGTGACCCGCGAGGATTTTGGCGAGCAGATGACCTTTTTTCAGGCGGCGGGCTTTCGCAACGCGTGGCAGTCGTGGGGGGCGCACCTGGATCTGACGGCCTTTGATCCTGCCCCGTTTGAGCCCCTGCAAGAGCGCCTCTTCCTGGCCGGCTACGAGCCCGAGCGCCTGTCCTCAACGGCCCCGGAAAGCGACTGGGCCGCCGTGTTCGCCCTGCACGAGTTGGGCCTGCGCGACCGGCCCCGCAACCCCACCACCACGCCTGATCCCCTCAGCCCTGAGCGCCTGCGCGAGACCATCGTGCGGGAAGAAGCCGCCTTCGTGACCCGGCTTGGGGGCGAGATCGTGGCCCTCACCCGCCTGAGCCTGCGCGGCCCCGAGGTGGACTCTGAAGACACCGTCACCCACCCGGCCCACCGGGGGCGCGGCGTGGCCACCGCCCTGAAGGCCCACGCCCTGGGCTGGGCCAAAGCCGAAGGCCACACCCACGCCGGCACGGGCGGCACGGTGCTGAACCTGCCCATGCTGCGCGTGAACACCCGCATGGGCTACCGGGTAGAGCGCATGTGGATCACCTGGGAAAAGGCGTTGGCCTGA
- the tkt gene encoding transketolase, whose product MSTDVSQLSVNTIRTLSIDAVQAANSGHPGAPLGAAPMAYVLWQEFLRFNPQHPEWAGRDRFVLSAGHASMLIYSLLHLTGYDMPLEDLKNFRQWGSKTPGHPEFFHTPGLDATTGPLGQGAAMTVGMAMAEAHLAARYNRPDFALFNNHTYAILGDGDLQEGVNHEAAALAGHLRLNKLIWLHDDNQIQLDTPTSKAESEDTAARYRAYGWNVLKVADGNDLGQIRAAIAEAQNADRPTLIQVRTVIGFGSPRAGTSKAHGEPLGAEGVAATKQALGWDYPPFTVPEEVAAHMNARERGAALEADWNALMDGYRAAHPELAAEVDALLARDLPAQLADALPSYEVGGKAVATRNASGEVINALAKVVPGLMGGSADLSGSTKTTIKDGGELQADSMGGRNVLFGVREFGMAAAANGLSLYGGLRPLVGTFLVFADYLKPALRLSAIQMQPVTYVLTHDSIGLGEDGPTHQPIDQLAMLRAVPGAHVIRPADANETAAAWQMALEYDKGPTAIALSRQDLPILPRNHAGVKKGAYVVRDAEGAAQVILMASGSEVSLALDAAEALSGDGIAARVVSMPCMEVFRAQERSYRDSVLTPGVKRVAIEAASKGPWYEWVGLDGAVIGMDTFGASAPASVLFEKFGFSVQNVVKVVKGIL is encoded by the coding sequence ATGTCCACTGACGTGTCGCAGCTGAGCGTGAACACCATCCGCACCCTGAGCATTGACGCCGTGCAGGCCGCCAACAGTGGCCACCCCGGCGCGCCGCTGGGGGCCGCCCCTATGGCCTACGTGCTGTGGCAGGAGTTCCTGCGCTTTAACCCCCAGCACCCCGAATGGGCCGGGCGCGACCGCTTTGTGCTGTCGGCCGGGCACGCCAGCATGCTCATTTACAGCCTGCTGCACCTCACCGGCTACGACATGCCGCTCGAAGACCTGAAAAACTTCCGACAGTGGGGCAGCAAGACGCCCGGCCACCCCGAGTTCTTCCACACCCCAGGCCTGGACGCCACCACCGGGCCGCTGGGCCAGGGCGCCGCAATGACCGTGGGCATGGCGATGGCCGAAGCGCACCTCGCCGCGCGCTACAACCGCCCCGACTTTGCCCTCTTCAACAACCACACCTACGCGATTCTGGGCGACGGCGACCTGCAAGAAGGCGTGAACCACGAGGCCGCCGCGCTGGCCGGGCACCTGCGCCTGAACAAGCTGATCTGGCTGCACGACGACAACCAGATTCAGCTGGACACCCCCACCAGCAAGGCCGAGTCCGAGGACACCGCCGCCCGTTACCGCGCTTACGGCTGGAACGTGCTGAAGGTGGCCGATGGCAACGACCTGGGGCAGATTCGCGCGGCCATTGCCGAAGCCCAGAACGCCGACCGCCCCACCCTGATTCAGGTGCGCACGGTGATTGGCTTTGGTAGTCCCCGCGCCGGGACCAGCAAGGCCCACGGCGAGCCCCTGGGCGCCGAGGGCGTGGCCGCCACCAAGCAGGCCCTGGGCTGGGACTACCCGCCCTTCACGGTGCCCGAAGAGGTGGCCGCCCATATGAACGCCCGCGAACGCGGCGCGGCGCTGGAAGCCGATTGGAACGCCCTGATGGACGGCTACCGCGCCGCCCACCCTGAACTGGCGGCCGAAGTGGACGCCCTGCTGGCCCGCGACCTGCCCGCGCAACTGGCCGACGCCCTGCCCAGCTACGAGGTAGGCGGCAAGGCGGTGGCCACCCGCAACGCCAGCGGCGAGGTGATCAACGCGCTGGCCAAGGTGGTGCCCGGCCTGATGGGCGGCAGCGCGGACCTCTCGGGCAGCACCAAGACCACCATCAAGGACGGTGGCGAGTTGCAGGCCGACAGCATGGGCGGGCGCAATGTGCTGTTCGGCGTGCGCGAGTTCGGCATGGCGGCTGCGGCCAACGGCCTGAGCCTGTACGGCGGCCTGCGCCCGCTGGTGGGCACCTTCCTGGTGTTTGCCGATTACCTGAAGCCGGCCCTGCGCCTGAGCGCCATTCAAATGCAGCCGGTGACCTACGTGCTCACCCACGACTCGATTGGCCTGGGCGAGGACGGCCCCACCCACCAGCCCATTGACCAGCTCGCCATGCTGCGCGCTGTGCCCGGCGCCCACGTCATCCGCCCCGCCGACGCCAACGAAACGGCCGCCGCGTGGCAGATGGCCCTGGAATACGACAAGGGCCCCACCGCCATCGCCCTGTCCCGCCAGGACCTGCCGATTCTGCCGCGCAACCACGCGGGCGTGAAAAAGGGCGCCTACGTCGTCCGCGACGCCGAAGGCGCGGCCCAGGTCATCCTGATGGCTTCGGGCAGCGAGGTCAGCCTCGCGCTGGACGCCGCCGAGGCCCTGAGCGGGGACGGGATTGCCGCCCGCGTGGTCTCCATGCCCTGCATGGAAGTCTTCCGCGCCCAGGAGCGCTCCTACCGCGACTCGGTGCTGACCCCCGGGGTCAAGCGCGTGGCGATTGAGGCCGCCAGCAAGGGGCCCTGGTACGAGTGGGTGGGCCTGGACGGCGCTGTGATCGGCATGGACACCTTCGGCGCCAGCGCGCCCGCCAGCGTGCTGTTCGAGAAGTTCGGCTTCAGCGTGCAGAACGTGGTGAAGGTGGTGAAAGGCATTCTGTAA